The Ricinus communis isolate WT05 ecotype wild-type chromosome 8, ASM1957865v1, whole genome shotgun sequence sequence GGAGGATCGTGAAATCTGAAACAACTTTTGCCTGCTTTTCGACAAGTGGAAGAATATAATGCATTTGCCTTCTCTAACTCTAGAGCTCTCTCTCTATCCAACCAACAAAAGGAAACaagaggaaaaaggaaaaaaagaatgtCTCAATGTAACTTTTGATCTTAAAGAACGTGCATGTGGATTGCATTACTGTTAGTGGAGCACGACGTCGGTTGATAAAAAGTGGcctttaatttatctttttacaAATTCAACTTTACAGGActactaatattttaatttttatatttagttgcaaacttaaatttataatttatatttactcTGAAATTTAGGTAAAAATGGAATTGTGATGCTAGGATTTTGGGTACACAAGGATTATATTTGAGTAGGTAAATTAACGCCTCAAATTGTGGAAGAATCATTGTATGCTTTAGAAGATAGATGATTAAGTCAGGTatctattttaaaagaaatttatctaaaattacCTATAGGTGATAGGGAATGAGTTATTGACGTGAGATGGgttcaaaaaaaaagatttcaaTTATAATCCGAAAACGATTcgtatataaattttacagaatgtgaaattaaaaatatatccgaaattttgacttctttttctatataagGCATTTCGAGAGAACAAATAGATTATATCATTTATAGCAAACCAGTGAATTATTAGGTCGAGCTGGATTTGAACCAGCATAGAGATGTTGCCAATGAATTTATAGTCCATTCCCATTAACTGCTCGGACATCGAcgcataaagaataaattccAGACTTATTAAGAATCCATGATCAACTTTCTTTCATAATACCCCACCCTCAAGGGAAGTCGAATTTCCGATGGCTCCTTGAAAGAAAGATGTCATGAACCACTAAACGATTTCTCATCattctatttaatataataaataaatgttcaACTTTATAActatattctataatatattcaatattatataatatatgtaatatattttataattaaatcaatattttctaaCTATATGAAATAGAAcataatcaaaatatactctattactctattttatattttatatagtaaaaatttatatactaaaaattattataaaaaatcattataatattcatttaataGAGTTTTAATAGAATATTGATATGttataacttattatatttgtattgaattgaTTAGagctaaactaaattttaataaaaaaagttgaatttttaaatgaatttcatattagtaagttaatacattttataatactaaaatatctctttcaattttattatttctattttattctctctttcgtatatttttctaaaatgaaacagatttttttataaatttcaactaaacataatattattttcaatttaatatcaaactaaaaaattatactctTATCAATGTATAAAATTCTATACAAACATAACTTATGCTTAAGCAACTACTCGTAAGAAATAGAAATCTTGAGTTTAAATACTCACTTTTGCACTGAATAAAATTTCGGCTTAGTGCCCTTTCAAAAgttattcaatacaaatatatGAGTCATTGGTGCAAGCTGCTACTCATATAACGGGCAGGTTTGGAGAATTGCAGGCTCAATATACTTTcgagaaaaggaaagagagcaaaagaagtattatttatttccgTATGAACAAACAAGTCTTGAGAAGTTGTTGTCTTCTTAAGCTCACATAAAGCAAGAGCTCCTTAGATGACTTTGCATTATAAAAACTACAAACCCCTTTTTcatcatttaattataaatacaatCAAAAGATTTTAGGGGCCAACATAAGAAAGAAGGCTTCTGCTTTCCCCCACCAAGAGGTAACACATAACCAAATAATGGGACTGCTTACTTACTAAGTaccaagaaagaagaaaacaaaaagataacCATGATTATCATCATCGTAATAACCCATTACTCCTCTGCCGTAGGGGACACCTCACTCTCTTCCTCAACATAATCATCACCGTTGATCTGATCAAGAACAAGAACTAACCCCATGGCAAAGGCACCATCAAACCCTGGCTTTAAGCAAAGAGAGAATACGTCTTTACCAAGTACAACGTGAGTAGAGGTATCTACTTTGCGTCTGATCTCAGCCACTGATTCTTTGACTGCATTAAAAAATGTGCAAGATCTATTCGCAAATGACCCTTCTATCTGATACTCCTCCCCTGGATTACCATACACTTCTACAGCTACGCTGCACCGTCCGATTATTGATGACCTTCGTACACTGAAGACTGGTTTCTGGCCCTCTGATCTTTCTCCTAAATAGCCTTCCCACCTGTGGTGTAGACTCGGCCTCTGTTACAACAATGTCACCGAGTTAACTCAGTTAGTTGTCTAGTTCAAGTGAATGTATTTACTGAAATTGGAAATTATTACAgggaaaatattttcttgtcCCAATGATGCAATCTGATACTAAGAACTCGCCCGGTTGACCCGGGATCTAATTATGGAACAGCCAGTTATCAGTTAAACCCAAATCTATTCATAAGCGAGTTGACTGTAATAAGTGCCATTTTtgctttaataaaaaagaaactaatgcAACAGAAATCATATACCCATTACCCAAAAATACAAAACGCATAATAACTAAGCCCATTTGTCTTCTCAATGAATTGAAATacgttttattttatatgacaCAGCGAGTCAATTCGTGTATAGAGAAAGATGATACCTTTTTTCTGACGGTGAGCAAACAACGGCCATTAGCGTCCATGAGAACAACTTCAGCAGTCTCCCGGTTATCAGGACCGCCATAAGAGTCGACTCGGAAGACTAACTCACCTCTGCAATCGTAGACAGTGAAGCCATCATTAGCAAAGAACAAGGAGGTTTTAAGCACTGTAAGATGCTTCTCTTCTTGGTATATATACCCACTATCCACAATCAATCCTGCCTTCATTCTTTTTGTGAGctctaatttcttaaatgggtgtgtgtttgtttttgttctcttcggaagagaaataaaagaacGTTAATAATATAGAAACTGAAACGTTGAAGGCAAGATATATAGTGGCTACAATGAGGAGAGAGAGGGAGggttagagagagaaattgacaaggaaaaataattgaagGGTTAATGTCGGATTCTGTAAAAATATCTTTGGTCGCTATTTTCCTCCTCTCTGTGTGAAAAAAGGTACTAAAGATTCTGAGACATGACAGCTATCTGTGGTGCCACCACAGCCACACTGCCAGTGCCTCCGAATACGAGTAAATCGTTTTGTTTGAATATGTTGCTCAGCGCACTCGGCTGTAACTCGTGTGAGCTACAATTTATTCAGTTGCACTCAACGTGATATGAATTTGAATAGATTCAGTTTTAATTCATCAGctaaattagtattatatcAATCCTAAGATTATTGGAGAGTTAAGCTTGTGAATGTATACTAATTTTTCTGTTAATTATGTTAGTTGAAAAGTAAGCGTGTCTCTAAATGTCTCTAAATATCtctttatatatgtcaaattttttattttaaaaagttatattataatatgatacATCAATAcactttttgttctttaaatataaaatacaaaagttAATTTGGCTCTATCTTcattctatattttatatttaataaatatattataaatttttatgc is a genomic window containing:
- the LOC8282338 gene encoding protein LURP-one-related 5, coding for MKAGLIVDSGYIYQEEKHLTVLKTSLFFANDGFTVYDCRGELVFRVDSYGGPDNRETAEVVLMDANGRCLLTVRKKRPSLHHRWEGYLGERSEGQKPVFSVRRSSIIGRCSVAVEVYGNPGEEYQIEGSFANRSCTFFNAVKESVAEIRRKVDTSTHVVLGKDVFSLCLKPGFDGAFAMGLVLVLDQINGDDYVEEESEVSPTAEE